In the genome of Methanopyrus kandleri AV19, one region contains:
- a CDS encoding DUF1947 domain-containing protein, with protein MKVSRRHPISEKDLQEVLEELRVSSGVSLGEVLTGLVEVAYVKDDDIERLLIKDGKVMAFERHEGWFPTIHALLQLDEGNYGHVVIVDMGAVKPVASGADIMVPGIVEVRGEFEEGDGVVVIDERNRRPLAVGIALMSAREIEESERGRAVRNVHHVGDRLWEARF; from the coding sequence ATGAAGGTTTCCCGTCGACATCCGATCTCGGAGAAGGACCTTCAGGAAGTTTTGGAGGAGTTACGTGTATCGTCTGGGGTTAGTCTCGGCGAAGTACTCACTGGTCTTGTGGAGGTCGCGTACGTCAAGGACGATGATATCGAGCGCTTGCTGATCAAGGACGGCAAGGTAATGGCCTTCGAACGACATGAGGGTTGGTTTCCCACGATTCATGCCCTCCTCCAACTCGATGAGGGGAATTACGGCCATGTGGTGATAGTGGATATGGGTGCCGTCAAGCCGGTGGCTTCCGGGGCCGATATCATGGTGCCGGGTATCGTGGAAGTGCGGGGTGAGTTCGAGGAGGGTGACGGTGTAGTCGTCATCGACGAGCGCAACCGGCGGCCTCTCGCCGTGGGGATAGCCCTAATGAGTGCGAGGGAAATCGAAGAGTCTGAGAGGGGTCGAGCCGTCCGCAACGTCCATCACGTCGGGGACAGGTTATGGGAAGCCCGCTTCTAA
- a CDS encoding preprotein translocase subunit Sec61beta, producing MGKKMEKKRAEMPPARAGILSFWDEEAPGIKIDPDYILYACFAVAVLLIIAHTMAAV from the coding sequence TTGGGTAAGAAGATGGAGAAGAAGAGGGCCGAGATGCCACCGGCACGTGCGGGTATCCTAAGCTTCTGGGACGAGGAAGCGCCCGGGATCAAGATAGACCCTGATTACATACTCTACGCGTGCTTCGCGGTGGCCGTGCTGCTGATAATCGCCCACACGATGGCGGCGGTGTAA
- a CDS encoding septum site-determining protein MinD — translation MASGKGGTGKTTVTANLGTALAELGAETYILDADIAMANLGLILRMEDAPVTLHDVLAGEADIEEAIYEGPHGVKVIPAGISLEGIRKANPDRLRDVVEHIIDRADFLLIDAPAGLGRDAITALSASTESLLVVNPEIASITDALKVKAVAERVDTQITGAVVNRVTKDKTELTKEEVEKILETPVMVEVPEDPEVRRAAAFGEPVVVRSPKSAAAQAFKKLAAELVGIEYEVPVPDKEGVLSKVIKGLFGRR, via the coding sequence ATGGCCTCGGGTAAGGGAGGTACGGGCAAAACCACCGTAACCGCCAACTTGGGTACTGCGTTAGCCGAGCTCGGTGCTGAAACTTACATCCTGGATGCGGATATCGCCATGGCTAACTTGGGACTGATCCTCCGCATGGAAGATGCCCCAGTAACACTGCACGATGTACTGGCGGGAGAGGCCGACATCGAGGAGGCCATCTACGAGGGACCTCACGGTGTTAAGGTGATCCCCGCGGGCATATCACTGGAGGGCATTCGAAAGGCCAACCCCGACAGGCTGAGGGACGTAGTCGAGCACATAATAGACAGAGCGGACTTCCTGCTGATCGATGCGCCGGCAGGGTTAGGTAGGGACGCCATCACGGCCCTCTCCGCGTCGACGGAGAGCCTCTTAGTGGTCAACCCCGAGATAGCGTCGATCACCGACGCTCTTAAGGTTAAAGCGGTAGCCGAGCGGGTAGACACCCAGATCACGGGAGCCGTCGTCAACCGTGTCACGAAGGATAAGACCGAGCTGACGAAGGAAGAGGTCGAAAAAATCCTGGAAACTCCCGTAATGGTCGAAGTACCCGAGGATCCGGAGGTCCGAAGGGCCGCCGCCTTCGGAGAGCCGGTGGTGGTCCGCAGCCCCAAGTCCGCGGCCGCGCAGGCTTTCAAGAAGCTGGCCGCGGAGCTAGTGGGTATCGAGTACGAGGTGCCCGTTCCAGACAAGGAGGGAGTGTTGTCTAAGGTCATTAAGGGCCTGTTCGGACGGCGTTAG
- the engB gene encoding GTP-binding protein EngB, with protein sequence MAVHSYVPEDPLEERDLPEIVLVGRSNVGKSSLIRAITRGAADVRVGKRPGVTRKPVFHELDGELVLVDMPGFGFMSGVPRRYQERVKDLIVRYLEEKDNILFAIHVVDAKALPEIAERWERRGEIPIDREMFQFLNEVGLDPIVAANKIDKIKPIEFEEHMDAVAEALGLFPPWRQWLDTLFPISAKTGEGLVEFLEALQERVRKAGYPEFARFFRTK encoded by the coding sequence TTGGCGGTTCACAGTTACGTGCCGGAGGACCCGCTCGAAGAGCGGGATCTGCCCGAAATCGTGCTCGTAGGTCGCTCGAACGTGGGTAAGTCCAGCTTAATCAGGGCGATAACCAGAGGGGCCGCCGACGTCCGAGTAGGTAAGCGTCCCGGCGTCACCCGTAAACCCGTCTTTCACGAGCTAGACGGCGAGCTCGTTCTAGTCGACATGCCCGGATTCGGGTTCATGAGCGGGGTTCCCAGGAGGTATCAAGAGCGCGTTAAGGATCTCATCGTTCGCTACCTGGAAGAAAAGGATAATATCCTGTTCGCGATCCACGTGGTGGACGCCAAGGCTCTTCCGGAGATAGCGGAACGCTGGGAGCGGAGGGGCGAAATACCCATCGACCGTGAGATGTTCCAGTTCCTGAACGAGGTAGGATTGGACCCCATAGTTGCGGCGAACAAGATCGACAAGATCAAACCGATCGAGTTCGAGGAACACATGGACGCCGTCGCCGAGGCGTTAGGCCTCTTCCCCCCGTGGCGCCAGTGGCTCGACACCTTGTTCCCGATCTCGGCCAAGACGGGAGAAGGTCTCGTAGAGTTCCTGGAGGCTTTGCAGGAGAGGGTAAGGAAAGCCGGGTATCCAGAGTTCGCCCGGTTCTTCCGCACGAAGTAG
- a CDS encoding 50S ribosomal protein L37e has translation MAKGTPSFGKRNKTKTHVRCRRCGRRAYHVRKGYCAACGFGRSRRIRRYSWQNKKVNRKRRR, from the coding sequence TTGGCGAAGGGAACCCCCTCCTTTGGTAAGCGTAACAAGACGAAGACACACGTCAGGTGCAGGAGATGCGGCCGTCGCGCATACCACGTGCGGAAAGGATATTGTGCAGCCTGTGGGTTCGGTCGCTCACGGCGCATCCGTCGGTACAGCTGGCAGAACAAGAAGGTGAACCGCAAGCGACGCCGCTAA
- a CDS encoding Mov34/MPN/PAD-1 family protein: MKRVEFDARLLDSLLEASDKNHPDEFFAMLGGSIDAETITIDSLIVVPFEASDSGAIFDLLSVHTCDVIGTFHSHPYGDPVPSEDDLMLFKRLGAVHAIAAYPYTPDRVEFYDKSGRNITPVVEVRYTADEEANNR; this comes from the coding sequence GTGAAAAGGGTAGAATTCGACGCGAGACTCCTGGACTCCCTCCTCGAGGCAAGCGATAAAAATCACCCTGATGAATTCTTCGCGATGTTAGGGGGCTCGATAGACGCGGAAACCATCACGATCGACTCGCTGATCGTAGTCCCTTTCGAAGCCTCCGACTCCGGTGCGATTTTCGATCTCCTCTCCGTTCACACCTGCGACGTAATCGGAACGTTTCACTCCCATCCATACGGCGATCCGGTACCCTCGGAGGATGACTTGATGCTGTTCAAGAGGTTGGGGGCCGTCCACGCGATCGCAGCGTACCCGTATACTCCGGACCGTGTGGAGTTCTACGACAAGTCCGGCAGAAACATAACACCGGTCGTAGAAGTGAGATACACGGCCGATGAAGAAGCGAACAACCGCTGA
- a CDS encoding single-stranded-DNA-specific exonuclease RecJ, which yields MKLYPLVRKVLKLLSSADSIGIMADTDADGVSGAATLCEAFGVAEDDVWFPSGGFYGVPKDALRDMLEDYDVVVTVDLTPPPFPEARDRVVVIDHHPTDSHYPMTVNPYEIPALPTHTSASALVGMLAHRTGGLNRPWVPLIGAAGDGMEGGAVYETLASMTDPGYLVPSRGRNLTPLQDAAATVNAARRVKYDVGAREALKVLMSADSPYDVTESHLQRYRKRVRKHRAIWSGEAERTAHIVEGVGYAEIHTEVDVEGLVARDLVDRLNLRCSVVVNLARKPCGLYKASGRSQGFPVNELMVKMARWLEGSKAGGHPNAAALHFSDGDPREAFNRALDLLQP from the coding sequence TTGAAGCTGTATCCGTTAGTCCGTAAAGTGTTGAAGTTGCTGTCGTCGGCCGATTCCATCGGTATCATGGCTGATACCGATGCGGATGGCGTGTCGGGCGCAGCCACGCTCTGTGAAGCTTTCGGGGTAGCGGAGGACGACGTGTGGTTCCCCTCGGGAGGCTTCTACGGAGTGCCTAAGGACGCGCTCCGCGACATGCTAGAAGACTACGACGTCGTCGTCACCGTGGATCTTACACCTCCTCCCTTCCCGGAGGCTAGAGACAGGGTCGTGGTCATCGACCACCATCCCACGGACAGCCACTATCCGATGACTGTCAATCCGTACGAAATCCCAGCCCTCCCAACTCACACATCGGCGTCGGCTCTGGTCGGCATGCTCGCACACCGCACGGGAGGGCTGAATCGACCGTGGGTCCCACTGATAGGAGCGGCCGGGGACGGTATGGAGGGAGGGGCCGTGTACGAGACGCTAGCCTCGATGACGGATCCGGGGTATCTGGTTCCGAGTAGGGGCCGGAACCTCACCCCGCTGCAGGACGCGGCGGCTACCGTGAACGCGGCGCGTCGGGTGAAGTACGATGTAGGGGCCAGAGAAGCGCTGAAGGTGCTGATGTCGGCTGATTCCCCGTACGATGTGACGGAATCTCACCTACAGCGGTACCGAAAGCGAGTGAGGAAGCACCGGGCCATATGGTCGGGTGAGGCGGAGCGCACGGCGCACATCGTGGAAGGGGTCGGTTACGCGGAGATCCACACCGAAGTGGACGTCGAAGGGTTGGTCGCCCGTGACCTCGTCGATCGATTGAACCTCAGATGCTCCGTGGTGGTCAACCTCGCCAGAAAACCGTGCGGTCTTTACAAGGCGAGCGGTAGGTCCCAAGGCTTCCCGGTGAACGAGTTGATGGTGAAGATGGCGAGGTGGTTGGAAGGCTCCAAGGCCGGTGGACATCCCAACGCGGCGGCGCTGCATTTCTCCGACGGTGATCCACGAGAGGCGTTCAATCGGGCCCTTGACCTGCTGCAGCCTTGA
- a CDS encoding roadblock/LC7 domain-containing protein, with amino-acid sequence MIEKVLADLNRVEGVHGSLVVSSDGLIIAEAVPPDIDSEIVGAIATTVYGSGERVVDEMNLGDLEQMLIEATHGKVMIVDVGEDATLVLVVEPDANLGLIRLRAREAAEEIAKQL; translated from the coding sequence TTGATCGAGAAGGTGTTGGCGGATTTGAACCGGGTTGAGGGAGTGCATGGATCGTTAGTTGTCTCGAGCGACGGATTGATCATCGCAGAGGCCGTGCCTCCGGATATCGACTCCGAGATCGTGGGTGCGATTGCGACGACCGTATACGGTTCTGGCGAGCGAGTCGTCGACGAGATGAATCTAGGAGACCTCGAGCAAATGCTCATAGAGGCCACGCACGGGAAGGTGATGATCGTAGACGTGGGGGAGGACGCGACACTAGTCCTCGTCGTCGAGCCCGACGCCAACTTAGGACTTATCCGCCTCCGCGCTCGGGAGGCCGCTGAGGAGATCGCTAAGCAGCTTTAA
- the pyrG gene encoding glutamine hydrolyzing CTP synthase — MKFVVITGGVVSGIGKGITTASIGRILRARELEVTAVKIDPYINVDAGTMNPFQHGEVFVTEDGVETDLDLGHYERFMDVTLSGAHNITTGKIYQRVIEKERRGDYLGETVQVIPHITDEIKSWIREVGKASGADVVLVEIGGTVGDIEGMPFYEAVRQLQLEEGRENVMFVHLTYVPYLEHVHELKTKPTQHSVKELRSLGIQPDAIVCRCERPLDDGVKRKIALHTNVPREAVIDAHDVDLVYKVPLLLERQGFGDYICERLGLDADEPDYSDWLDFVTRIEEADDEIRIAVVGKYVDLPDAYISIREALVHAGAHVGVGVDVAWVDSEALEAGDSEAWEEVKDADGVLVPGGFGKRGVEGKIEAVRYARENDVPFLGICLGFQLVVVEYARSVLGLEDAHSTEFNPDTDHPVVDLLPEQRGVKRKGGTMRLGAEPVVLEEGSLLRRLYDDREIVLERHRHRYEVNPSYVRELEDHGLRFSGHSPDGRMEALELPDHPYFVGTQFHPEFKSRPGDPSPPFVGLIKAAAGQGPD, encoded by the coding sequence GTGAAGTTCGTCGTGATCACGGGTGGGGTAGTGTCCGGTATCGGGAAAGGTATCACCACGGCGTCTATCGGTAGGATCCTAAGGGCACGAGAGCTGGAAGTTACCGCGGTCAAGATCGACCCTTACATTAACGTGGACGCGGGCACCATGAACCCTTTTCAACATGGAGAGGTGTTCGTCACGGAGGACGGTGTTGAGACGGATCTGGACCTGGGCCATTATGAACGGTTCATGGACGTCACGCTATCCGGAGCCCACAATATCACGACTGGCAAGATCTACCAGCGGGTGATCGAAAAGGAGCGCCGTGGGGACTACTTGGGCGAGACCGTCCAGGTGATTCCCCACATAACCGACGAGATCAAGTCGTGGATCCGCGAGGTGGGCAAGGCCAGCGGTGCGGACGTCGTGCTGGTGGAGATAGGCGGTACCGTCGGCGACATTGAAGGGATGCCCTTCTACGAGGCGGTTCGGCAGTTGCAGCTGGAGGAAGGTCGAGAGAACGTGATGTTCGTCCACCTGACCTACGTCCCATACTTGGAACACGTCCACGAGCTGAAGACGAAGCCCACCCAACATAGCGTCAAGGAGCTCCGTAGTCTAGGTATCCAGCCGGACGCCATCGTGTGCAGGTGTGAACGTCCCCTCGACGACGGCGTCAAACGGAAGATCGCCCTGCATACGAACGTCCCGAGGGAGGCCGTAATCGACGCCCACGACGTCGATCTGGTGTACAAGGTGCCGTTGTTGCTCGAGCGTCAGGGCTTCGGCGATTACATCTGCGAGCGTCTGGGTCTCGACGCGGACGAGCCCGATTACTCCGACTGGCTGGATTTCGTTACCAGGATCGAGGAAGCCGACGACGAGATCAGGATCGCGGTCGTGGGTAAGTACGTGGACCTACCGGACGCCTACATCAGCATCCGGGAGGCCTTAGTCCACGCCGGGGCTCATGTCGGGGTTGGCGTGGACGTAGCGTGGGTGGACTCGGAGGCGCTCGAAGCCGGCGACTCCGAAGCGTGGGAGGAGGTGAAAGACGCCGACGGTGTACTAGTTCCAGGTGGCTTCGGCAAGAGAGGTGTCGAAGGTAAGATCGAGGCGGTTCGATACGCCCGGGAGAACGACGTTCCGTTCCTGGGTATCTGCTTGGGCTTCCAGCTCGTCGTGGTCGAGTACGCCCGCAGCGTTCTCGGGCTCGAGGACGCTCACAGCACGGAGTTCAATCCCGACACCGATCATCCCGTCGTGGACTTGCTCCCGGAACAGCGCGGAGTGAAGCGGAAAGGAGGCACGATGCGGTTAGGCGCCGAGCCCGTGGTGCTCGAGGAAGGATCGCTCCTCAGACGCCTCTACGACGACCGTGAGATCGTTTTGGAACGGCATCGACACCGTTACGAAGTGAACCCGTCGTACGTTCGCGAACTGGAGGACCATGGACTGAGGTTTTCGGGACACTCCCCCGACGGGCGCATGGAGGCCCTCGAACTGCCGGATCATCCTTACTTCGTTGGCACACAGTTCCATCCGGAGTTCAAGTCCCGTCCCGGTGACCCGTCGCCGCCGTTCGTAGGCCTCATCAAGGCTGCAGCAGGTCAAGGGCCCGATTGA
- a CDS encoding DUF2101 family protein, producing the protein MLERIGRFVWKFTAAVGYVTVNLPWIVVKLLKEGPKRSAKFTSQLIRTAEESASKFQTVMEMVREGQVLLPELPQVPFKDIEIRGKRIAAAPRMPWDVPVLVLQFSLLATVVFVILEEIVAPPVMLWEALAVISAFVTAFSLGWLRRVSPSEDIHWLPYWHSTLIILGSVVLSAILTNVPPVVALVLPLEGVLPGFIVFGLPALGVAAATVWVRRKFHRTWTFGVVLREVQEGGSVEVVVGHDIAANTLPGEYIVEGSGSEGTPVLVEVEHSGFSLTGARPVRILKEGWW; encoded by the coding sequence GTGCTCGAGCGGATCGGACGGTTCGTGTGGAAGTTCACCGCCGCCGTCGGTTACGTGACCGTGAACTTGCCTTGGATAGTAGTGAAGCTGCTTAAAGAGGGCCCGAAACGCTCCGCTAAATTCACCTCGCAGCTCATCAGGACGGCCGAGGAGTCCGCGTCCAAGTTCCAGACGGTTATGGAAATGGTGAGAGAGGGTCAGGTACTGCTACCGGAGCTGCCCCAAGTACCCTTCAAAGATATAGAGATACGCGGTAAGCGGATCGCGGCGGCTCCTAGAATGCCGTGGGACGTGCCCGTCTTAGTGCTGCAGTTTTCCCTCCTCGCGACCGTAGTGTTCGTAATCTTGGAGGAAATCGTAGCACCGCCCGTAATGTTATGGGAAGCTTTGGCCGTGATCTCGGCGTTCGTTACGGCCTTCAGTCTCGGATGGCTCCGCCGCGTCTCACCTTCAGAGGACATCCACTGGCTACCGTACTGGCATTCCACACTCATTATCTTGGGGTCCGTCGTACTGTCCGCAATACTGACGAACGTACCTCCGGTGGTAGCGCTCGTCCTGCCGCTTGAGGGAGTCTTACCCGGGTTTATAGTGTTCGGGTTACCGGCCCTAGGAGTAGCGGCGGCTACGGTTTGGGTGAGGAGGAAGTTCCATCGGACCTGGACCTTCGGGGTCGTGCTCAGGGAGGTCCAGGAAGGAGGCAGCGTTGAGGTAGTGGTCGGTCACGACATCGCCGCGAACACGCTTCCTGGAGAGTATATAGTCGAGGGGAGTGGCTCCGAGGGCACTCCGGTGCTCGTAGAGGTGGAGCACAGCGGCTTCTCACTCACAGGGGCGAGACCGGTGCGCATCCTGAAGGAGGGGTGGTGGTGA
- a CDS encoding LSM domain-containing protein, with protein MRPHDCLRDFLDDIVIVELKTGKTLRGRLVSFDGHLNLVLDDCVEIDEDSEVRLGRVLIRGDSVTLISPAEVG; from the coding sequence TTGAGACCGCACGACTGTCTTCGGGACTTCTTGGACGATATCGTGATAGTGGAGCTGAAGACGGGCAAGACGTTGCGAGGTAGGTTAGTGTCCTTCGACGGACACCTAAACCTGGTACTGGACGACTGCGTGGAGATAGATGAAGATTCCGAAGTCAGGCTCGGACGTGTGTTGATCCGAGGAGACAGCGTCACCTTGATATCACCTGCCGAAGTCGGATGA
- a CDS encoding UPF0280 family protein: MRVVIEETDVTIRADSKESVSSAAKAVKLHRSELDRYVAKDPAFVTAKVPVRTLEGAPEVAKLMSRAAEPFGVGPMAAVAGAIAELAARASEPTVIVDNGGDVQVRARRSVVVGLYVSDDHPLSGRIGFEIEGVLGVCTSSGKFGHSYSAGKADAVTVFAERASLADAAATAICNLTSGDDPEAAVQRALEFADDFTGDLIEAAVVIRGDFVGISGRPPKIVSLRGGRIKPARLEPTI, from the coding sequence ATGCGAGTGGTGATCGAGGAAACCGACGTGACCATACGGGCGGACTCGAAGGAGTCCGTATCATCGGCGGCAAAGGCCGTGAAATTGCATCGTTCCGAACTCGACCGGTACGTCGCCAAGGATCCTGCTTTCGTGACGGCCAAAGTACCGGTGAGAACGCTTGAGGGCGCCCCCGAGGTCGCGAAGCTGATGTCAAGAGCTGCGGAACCGTTCGGAGTGGGTCCGATGGCGGCGGTAGCGGGAGCCATCGCGGAGTTAGCGGCCCGAGCCTCGGAGCCGACGGTGATCGTAGACAACGGGGGCGATGTACAGGTCAGGGCCAGGAGATCCGTAGTCGTCGGCCTGTACGTCTCGGACGACCATCCTCTCTCCGGTAGAATTGGGTTCGAGATCGAAGGAGTGCTCGGAGTCTGCACCAGCTCCGGCAAGTTCGGCCACTCTTACAGCGCCGGGAAGGCAGACGCCGTCACGGTATTCGCGGAGCGAGCTTCGCTCGCGGATGCTGCCGCCACGGCCATCTGCAACCTTACTTCCGGTGACGACCCGGAGGCCGCGGTACAGCGCGCCCTCGAGTTCGCCGACGACTTCACCGGGGACTTGATCGAAGCCGCCGTCGTTATTCGAGGGGACTTCGTCGGGATTTCCGGCCGTCCACCCAAGATCGTGTCGCTGAGAGGTGGCCGGATTAAACCAGCACGCCTCGAACCGACTATCTAG
- a CDS encoding DUF2100 domain-containing protein → MTRVERLEELLSHAVSQRSGRIRVVTDVDELRLDEEVVRRIVHRAAELDHALVESAPEHVLRGERAQEVARALDDILRSVLELVGVEEETERDLDDLFKDSVLVVVRGRERKALRELVDAPIVQTGGPLVPEDYRKVNPNLPEKLPEGLVKSVERARRELEEYIRKSGAKRIVLVREEDDRVGEVLEEELPEVAEELGVDHEVIVVPDFTELSPSDLLSGRTK, encoded by the coding sequence TTGACACGCGTTGAGAGGCTCGAAGAACTCCTCAGTCACGCTGTCTCCCAGCGGTCAGGACGTATAAGGGTTGTCACGGACGTCGACGAGCTTCGGCTGGACGAAGAGGTCGTCCGGAGGATCGTTCACCGAGCCGCGGAGCTGGACCACGCACTGGTCGAGTCCGCTCCGGAACACGTGCTACGCGGCGAGCGGGCTCAGGAGGTAGCCAGAGCGTTGGACGATATTTTACGATCAGTTCTAGAGCTCGTCGGCGTCGAGGAGGAGACGGAGCGCGACCTAGACGACTTGTTCAAGGACTCCGTGCTGGTGGTGGTAAGGGGGCGAGAGCGTAAAGCCCTGAGGGAGCTCGTAGACGCTCCGATCGTGCAGACCGGAGGGCCGCTAGTGCCGGAGGACTATCGGAAGGTGAACCCTAACTTGCCTGAAAAACTACCCGAGGGGCTCGTGAAATCCGTCGAGCGGGCCCGAAGGGAGCTCGAAGAATACATCCGGAAGTCCGGCGCCAAACGCATCGTCCTAGTGCGCGAAGAGGACGACCGCGTCGGCGAAGTCCTCGAGGAGGAGTTACCCGAAGTGGCCGAGGAACTCGGGGTCGACCACGAGGTGATCGTCGTCCCGGACTTCACAGAATTATCGCCGTCCGACTTGCTGTCGGGGAGGACGAAATGA
- a CDS encoding MBL fold metallo-hydrolase: MSSGLKVGNVRVVPLGFESLGVRSMATLIETPDVTVLVDPGVSIPPKRYNLPPSEEEWEALEEVRESIQRAADSADVVTISHYHYDHHTPFTDRKYEACDLETAKELYRDKLILMKHPTENINRSQAGRARALIEGLDELGVDYEFADGKRFEFGETVLEFSQPLPHGPEGTRLGYVLGLRITHRDHVIVHASDVQGPVYGPALEWILERDPDLVLISGPPTYLLGFRFSSDNLEKAVKNLRKLASRSGQIILDHHLLRDKNYRDRLSEVYEESDNVASAAEVLGKEERLLEAYRDELSGEE, from the coding sequence GTGTCGTCCGGACTGAAAGTCGGGAACGTGAGGGTAGTTCCGCTCGGGTTCGAAAGCCTCGGTGTGAGGTCGATGGCCACACTGATCGAAACGCCGGACGTGACTGTACTGGTGGATCCTGGTGTGTCAATCCCTCCGAAACGCTACAATTTACCGCCGTCGGAGGAGGAGTGGGAAGCCCTTGAGGAGGTGCGCGAGAGTATCCAGCGTGCCGCAGACAGCGCGGACGTGGTCACGATATCGCACTACCACTACGACCACCACACCCCGTTCACCGACCGGAAGTACGAAGCTTGCGACCTTGAAACGGCGAAGGAACTTTACCGAGATAAGCTGATTCTGATGAAGCATCCCACCGAGAACATTAACCGGAGCCAGGCGGGTAGGGCTCGGGCACTGATTGAGGGGTTGGATGAGCTAGGCGTCGATTACGAGTTTGCCGACGGTAAGAGGTTCGAGTTCGGCGAGACCGTTCTCGAGTTCTCGCAGCCACTCCCGCACGGGCCTGAAGGGACGAGATTAGGGTACGTTCTCGGACTGAGGATAACGCACCGTGACCACGTGATCGTTCACGCCTCAGATGTTCAGGGTCCCGTGTACGGACCGGCGTTGGAGTGGATCCTAGAACGCGACCCGGATTTGGTGCTGATCAGTGGCCCACCGACGTACTTACTCGGTTTCCGATTCTCCTCGGACAATCTGGAGAAGGCCGTGAAGAACCTGCGAAAGTTGGCCTCGAGATCCGGCCAGATAATCCTCGATCATCACCTGCTCCGCGATAAGAACTACCGTGATCGGTTGTCCGAGGTTTACGAGGAATCGGACAACGTGGCCTCTGCCGCCGAAGTACTAGGGAAGGAGGAGCGCCTGCTCGAAGCCTACCGCGATGAGCTCAGCGGGGAGGAATGA
- a CDS encoding phosphoglycolate phosphatase, with product MTSLVITDIDGTITGDDRAVHLKCIRYLRELQKRGIPVGIATGNTLCYSRSAATLLGFEGPLIAENGGIVAVDDEEISTVPEEDIELIQEAYRELRRRLGVRRTEPPGLRRTEVAIYRDVPIEEVERVLDGLGYSGRIEVVDTGFAYHLKSKRVDKGKGLLVICERLGIDPDDVVAIGDGDNDAPLLKAAGLGVAPANATENVKRIADVVLDAENGEGVATFLRKLLEEVDA from the coding sequence GTGACGTCCCTCGTCATCACGGATATCGACGGCACGATCACGGGAGATGATAGAGCCGTCCACCTAAAGTGCATCCGGTACCTGCGGGAACTACAGAAACGCGGGATACCGGTTGGGATCGCCACCGGTAACACCCTCTGTTACTCCAGATCGGCGGCGACCCTCCTCGGCTTCGAGGGTCCATTGATTGCGGAGAACGGAGGGATAGTCGCCGTGGACGACGAGGAGATCAGCACGGTGCCCGAAGAGGACATCGAGTTAATTCAGGAGGCGTACCGAGAGCTCCGTCGGCGACTCGGTGTGAGGCGTACCGAACCACCAGGGCTCCGCCGGACCGAGGTCGCTATCTATCGGGATGTACCCATCGAGGAAGTCGAACGCGTGTTGGATGGGCTCGGATACTCCGGCCGTATCGAGGTAGTGGACACGGGCTTCGCGTATCATTTGAAGTCCAAACGGGTGGACAAAGGGAAGGGGCTCTTAGTCATCTGTGAGCGACTCGGTATCGACCCGGACGACGTGGTGGCCATAGGAGACGGGGACAACGATGCTCCACTGTTGAAAGCGGCGGGGCTGGGCGTGGCACCCGCGAACGCCACTGAGAACGTCAAACGGATCGCGGACGTAGTACTCGACGCCGAGAACGGTGAGGGAGTCGCCACCTTCCTTCGGAAGCTCCTCGAGGAGGTGGACGCTTGA